From Methanoculleus oceani, a single genomic window includes:
- a CDS encoding glycosyltransferase family 4 protein, with translation MKLLVCTTEYYPYGSGIANVAYNVVRQLEKKGVECTVCSPTGPDITIEPVSGCGRLSLVHYWYKVSKYFQNRQDQYDIAWLHYPLMLKSNPFKRSYVTIHSTAHGIKYPFYLKPYQIISEALERYCLDKLDEDIPFSSVSDQSILDLRASGFDKKNIIKIINGVDPGLFGSNYEKNEIRAKYGLPTGSTVFLSVGRLTYHKMPFRMIDLFKRIQNYNNDVLLVVVGGGKLLPELEAYAKKNGVQVKFLGYVKSEELPGIYSCADFFFMTSKYEGGEPTLTVAEAMASGLPCIASKIPNFKLVEENNLGLLFHPSNDDIAESEILNYLSNYDSNYSKEIQNYAIKNFDWEVLSNKYFEEFCNAISNDLQHERNPSVSSQYRSFSG, from the coding sequence ATGAAACTATTAGTCTGCACGACAGAATACTATCCCTACGGTTCCGGAATTGCTAATGTTGCATATAATGTTGTTCGGCAGTTAGAAAAGAAGGGAGTCGAATGCACTGTCTGTTCTCCCACCGGACCGGATATAACCATCGAACCGGTATCAGGATGCGGCAGACTCTCCCTGGTACATTACTGGTATAAAGTATCAAAATATTTCCAGAATCGGCAAGATCAGTATGATATAGCCTGGTTACACTATCCGTTGATGCTAAAATCAAATCCCTTCAAGAGGAGTTATGTAACCATTCATTCGACGGCGCACGGCATAAAATATCCTTTCTATCTAAAGCCATATCAAATCATTTCTGAGGCCCTTGAAAGGTACTGTCTGGATAAATTGGACGAAGATATTCCTTTTTCTTCAGTCAGCGACCAATCAATTTTAGATCTAAGAGCAAGTGGATTTGATAAAAAGAATATCATAAAAATAATCAATGGGGTAGATCCCGGTTTATTTGGTTCTAATTACGAAAAAAATGAAATTCGAGCTAAGTATGGCTTGCCAACAGGATCAACAGTATTTCTCTCTGTGGGGAGATTAACATACCACAAAATGCCGTTCAGGATGATTGATTTATTCAAAAGAATTCAAAACTACAATAATGACGTTCTTCTGGTTGTTGTTGGGGGAGGTAAACTTTTACCGGAATTAGAAGCATACGCAAAAAAGAATGGCGTGCAGGTGAAGTTTTTGGGTTATGTTAAATCCGAAGAATTGCCTGGGATATACAGTTGCGCAGACTTTTTCTTCATGACCAGCAAGTATGAGGGAGGAGAACCCACTCTTACGGTAGCAGAGGCTATGGCGTCAGGTTTGCCGTGTATTGCTTCAAAAATACCAAATTTTAAGTTAGTCGAAGAGAACAATCTGGGACTGCTGTTTCACCCTTCAAACGATGATATCGCTGAGTCCGAAATTCTCAATTACTTGAGTAATTATGACTCGAATTATTCTAAAGAGATCCAGAACTACGCCATAAAAAACTTTGATTGGGAGGTTCTTTCAAACAAATACTTTGAGGAATTTTGTAACGCTATTTCTAACGATCTACAACATGAGAGAAATCCTTCAGTGTCCTCTCAGTATCGATCGTTCAGCGGTTAG
- a CDS encoding SDR family oxidoreductase, whose product MTKIAVIGGAGFIGSHIAEEIAKEHEVVITDNLDDYYSPELKRRNLQTLLANPNVRFIEGDITDLDLLRRVIDPDVEFVFHEAAQAGVRISVEDPFKPNNVNVLGTLNVLKASLDAGVKRVINASSSSVYGKVQYLPFDETHPTVPLSPYGVSKLAAEHYCRVFYEVYGLPTVSLRYFTVYGPRMRPDLAISIFTKKLLANEPITVFGDGNQTRDFTYIDDIVRVNRRLLETDAADGRVMNVGGGHRITVNDLIAHLREITGSESEVVYSNRQKGDAEHTLADTSLARKLVGYRPEVPIGEGLSRFARWYMQNL is encoded by the coding sequence ATGACAAAGATTGCCGTGATAGGAGGAGCGGGGTTCATCGGATCCCACATCGCCGAAGAGATCGCAAAAGAGCACGAGGTCGTCATCACCGACAACCTTGACGACTACTACTCGCCGGAGTTGAAACGGCGCAACCTCCAGACCCTCCTTGCAAATCCGAACGTGCGTTTCATCGAAGGCGATATCACCGACCTCGACCTCCTCCGGAGGGTGATAGACCCCGATGTGGAGTTCGTCTTCCATGAGGCAGCCCAGGCCGGCGTCAGGATCTCGGTCGAGGACCCGTTCAAACCGAACAACGTCAACGTGCTCGGGACCTTAAACGTCCTCAAGGCCTCCCTCGATGCCGGCGTGAAGCGGGTGATCAATGCTTCCTCCTCTTCGGTTTACGGGAAGGTGCAGTACCTGCCGTTCGATGAAACGCACCCCACCGTGCCGCTCTCTCCCTACGGAGTCTCGAAGCTCGCCGCCGAGCACTATTGCCGGGTCTTTTACGAGGTCTACGGCCTCCCGACAGTCTCGCTCCGGTATTTCACGGTTTACGGCCCCAGGATGCGCCCTGACCTCGCGATATCCATCTTCACCAAAAAGTTGCTTGCAAACGAGCCGATCACGGTTTTTGGCGACGGCAACCAGACCCGCGACTTCACCTACATCGACGATATCGTCCGGGTGAACCGGAGGCTGCTCGAGACGGACGCCGCCGACGGCCGCGTGATGAATGTCGGCGGCGGCCATCGGATTACGGTGAACGACCTGATCGCCCATCTCAGAGAGATAACCGGGAGTGAGTCTGAGGTGGTGTACTCCAACAGGCAGAAGGGCGATGCGGAGCATACGCTGGCGGACACCTCTCTTGCGAGGAAACTGGTTGGATACAGGCCCGAGGTTCCTATCGGGGAAGGCCTGAGCAGATTTGCCAGGTGGTATATGCAGAATCTTTGA
- a CDS encoding GNAT family N-acetyltransferase, giving the protein MRYYLILNEQEVVGISPWAERSALNFLGLVSIPHSEMNGIVLDDTFNADHFNEILSLFAKKYSFLHFNTCNPALLDGIRFTHVSGEDTGHMMTDLRSSPPDAIWAGLSKRTKQALRTFENDGFEVSEINHPDELDDFYRYYSGNMTHINGKILPLAFFEKLLEQFPDEIRVTALTRNDLFAGGSLALLDPARKIYYGNYLAINRDLPNRYTPSYHIMWESINWAWKNGYEKLSSGRQKLEPGNPRFRYKAKFGAEHLPIHSNLVLLSKPMLVSYKIREMLLTNRGA; this is encoded by the coding sequence GGAAGTCGTCGGAATAAGTCCCTGGGCCGAACGGTCGGCGCTGAATTTCCTGGGGCTGGTCAGTATCCCCCACTCCGAGATGAACGGAATTGTGCTGGACGATACGTTCAATGCCGACCATTTCAATGAGATCCTGTCGCTCTTTGCGAAGAAGTACTCGTTCCTGCACTTCAATACGTGCAACCCCGCTCTGCTGGACGGGATCAGGTTCACCCATGTCTCCGGCGAGGATACAGGCCATATGATGACGGACCTGAGATCCAGCCCCCCCGATGCCATATGGGCCGGGCTCTCGAAGCGTACGAAACAGGCCCTCCGCACATTTGAGAACGACGGATTCGAGGTCTCGGAGATAAACCATCCGGACGAACTCGATGACTTTTACCGGTACTATTCCGGGAACATGACGCATATCAACGGCAAGATCCTGCCTCTTGCCTTCTTTGAGAAGCTCCTGGAGCAGTTCCCGGACGAAATAAGGGTTACGGCCTTAACCCGGAACGATCTCTTTGCCGGCGGATCCCTGGCACTCCTGGACCCGGCCAGGAAGATATACTATGGCAATTACCTGGCCATCAACCGGGACCTTCCGAACCGGTATACCCCCTCCTACCACATCATGTGGGAGAGCATTAACTGGGCGTGGAAGAACGGGTATGAAAAGTTATCTTCCGGGCGGCAGAAACTGGAACCGGGCAACCCCCGGTTCCGGTACAAGGCGAAGTTCGGGGCCGAGCATCTGCCGATCCATTCAAACCTTGTCCTGCTCTCAAAACCGATGCTGGTATCCTATAAGATAAGGGAGATGCTCCTCACGAACCGGGGAGCCTGA
- a CDS encoding glycosyltransferase family 4 protein: MNVVILDAHREGDARIERHTKYLVDQGLNIYRVHYNYKSDSAKPGAFSRYGEKGFRINISILQGKIRTLYFLGYCLRRKMLKDCLEALEVLGFDPAQPSVIHVHDPQLLPLAGMLVKGGLQNSRVVYDRHEVYEVWKQYLGISTPAFYEGLGKNVISGAVAVSEHHIDTVQRLFPASCVVAVPNYPLPEDYDDEVINRKIDPANSEAPINAVYVGSLNNMADRDVSLLLNIADAAIRSYDNVTFFVGGTSLDEDSKAKIDALAGKHDGRFRFFGRVPREETVELTEKAHIGFLLIRPDVRYWVRTSPNKIYEYLICGTVPIVRADVDHADLLRSCSLIFDRSDDDEAIVSAVLDLLGDPGRLRKLMTAARELGVTFTWESVACRYIGLYKTLLQSGAAPDQSARGIPLDMYGCET; this comes from the coding sequence ATGAACGTCGTTATTCTCGATGCGCATCGTGAGGGGGATGCAAGGATTGAGAGGCATACTAAATATCTTGTGGATCAGGGACTGAATATCTACAGGGTACACTATAACTATAAGAGCGATTCCGCAAAACCGGGAGCATTCTCCCGATACGGGGAGAAGGGGTTTAGAATAAATATATCGATCCTTCAGGGGAAGATCAGGACCCTGTATTTCCTCGGATACTGTTTAAGGCGGAAGATGCTGAAAGACTGCCTTGAAGCATTGGAGGTACTCGGCTTCGATCCCGCGCAGCCGTCTGTTATCCATGTTCATGACCCCCAGTTGTTGCCGCTGGCCGGAATGCTGGTTAAAGGCGGCCTGCAGAACTCCAGGGTCGTCTATGACAGGCATGAGGTTTACGAGGTATGGAAACAGTACCTGGGTATTTCTACGCCGGCTTTCTACGAGGGCCTCGGTAAGAACGTTATCTCCGGGGCAGTTGCCGTCTCCGAACACCATATCGATACGGTCCAGAGGTTGTTCCCGGCATCATGCGTTGTGGCGGTTCCGAATTATCCGTTGCCTGAGGATTATGACGATGAGGTGATAAACAGAAAGATTGACCCCGCAAATTCGGAGGCGCCCATAAATGCCGTATATGTAGGAAGCCTCAATAACATGGCCGATAGAGATGTTTCCCTCCTTCTTAACATTGCAGATGCAGCCATTCGGTCGTATGATAACGTGACCTTCTTCGTCGGTGGAACCTCCCTGGATGAAGACTCGAAGGCGAAGATCGACGCTCTCGCCGGAAAGCATGACGGCAGGTTCCGGTTTTTCGGGCGTGTTCCCCGGGAGGAGACCGTCGAACTTACCGAGAAGGCTCACATCGGCTTCCTTCTCATACGACCGGACGTGAGGTACTGGGTAAGAACCTCCCCCAACAAGATCTATGAATACCTGATATGCGGCACCGTCCCCATCGTCAGGGCCGATGTCGACCATGCCGATCTCCTTAGATCGTGTTCGCTGATATTCGATCGTTCCGACGACGATGAGGCTATCGTGAGCGCTGTCCTGGACCTGCTCGGCGATCCCGGGAGACTCAGGAAGCTCATGACGGCCGCCAGGGAGTTAGGCGTCACATTCACCTGGGAGTCCGTAGCATGCCGATATATCGGACTCTATAAGACGTTGCTGCAATCCGGGGCAGCCCCCGACCAATCCGCCCGGGGAATTCCCCTCGACATGTACGGGTGCGAGACTTAA